CATATTGGTCAAGCATCTCTTCTCACTAGTCATGCCAATAGGAGTCTCCAACTTCGCAACATTCTTCGAGTACCATCTGTGACGCGTAATCTTCTTTCAGTTCCTAAACTCACTTATGATAATAATGTGTTCTGTGAATTTCACCCTTTTGATCTTTTCATTAAGGACCGCGGGACGTTCTACTTAGTGGGCGCCTATGCCAGGGCCTCTATCGTCTGGAGCATCCTGGAATATCTCGGGTTTTCAGTGGAGTTCGCGTCTCGTCGTCACAGTGGCATGCTCGCCTTGGTCATCCTGCCACTCCTATAGTTCGTCATGTGTTGCGTCGTCATGAGCTTCCTAGCATTCCTAGTAATAAAGATGTAGTAGTGTGTGATGATTGTCAGCAAGGGAAGAGCCATCAACTTCCTTTTTCAGAGTCTAGTCGTGAGGTGACACATCCTCTAGAACTTGTTTTTTCAGATGTATGGGGCCCTGCCCAAACCTCCGTCAGTGGTCATAATTATTATGTCAGTTTCGTTGATGCTTACAGTCGTTTCACTTGGCTTTATCTTATTAAGCGTAAATCTGATATTTTTGATATATTTGTTCAGTTCCAGAAACATGTTGAACGCCTTCTCAAGCACCAGATTGTTCATGTCCAGTCGGATTGGGGTGGCGAGTATCGCAACCTTAACTCCTTCTTCCAGTCGCTTGGGATCGCGCATCGTTTAGCATGTCCACATACACATCAGCAAAATGGTTCTGTCGAACGTAAGCATCGTCACATAGTCGAAACTGGTCTTACTCTTTTGGCCCATGCATCGGTTCCCTTTCGTTTTTGGAGTGATGCTTTCACCACTGCATGTTTTCTCATCAATCGTACTCCCACTCGTGTTCTTAATATGAAGACTCCTCTAGAACTTTTGCTTAATGAACAGCCTGACTATACATTCTTCAAAGTGTTTGGGTGTGCCTGCTGGCCTCATTTGCGCCCTTACAACAAACGCAAGCTGGAATTTAGGTCTAAAAAGTGTGTCTTCCTTGGCTATAGTTCCCTTCACAAAGGGTACAAATGCCTTCATGTTCCCACTAATCGTGTTTACATATCCCGGGATGTCGTCTTTGATGAGCATGTCTTTCCGTTTTCCACACTCCCTGTGTCCACCACCGACCCACCATCATTGCATTCATCCTCTATTGCCTCTGACCAATTTGATGATGTTGCATACTCTCCAGTTTTGTTGCCTAACCATGGTGCAGGAACCGGACGTGGGGCTCGCTTGGAAATTTTGGAGGCGACGGAACCTCCCTTGGACACGCCCCCTGCCTCCCACGTCGATCGGCCCTTGCATGGCATGGGGTCGCGTGCCCATGCACACCGGGACCCCACTCCCTCTCCACCGCCAGCTGCCCACGTCGATCCGCCCATGCATGGCGTGGGATCGCGTGCCCATGCAGATGACGCCCCCTCGACGCCGCGCGCGTCCTCGCCTGGTGCTGGGCCTTCGTCCCAGCCCCTCACGCCTGCTGCGTCGCCTCGGCCACTGTCGCCGCGTGCGCCGTCCCCTGGCACTGGCTCGTCGTCGCCACCCGTGGTCTCCCTGCGGTCTCCGACGCCAGCTGCGTCTCCTGGGTTGTCCTCTTCGCCGGACAGCTCCCCTGGTGCTTCACCGACACCATCCCCTGATGCATCGCCCAGCCCCTTGCCTGCTGGATCCTCTTCGGATGCACCATCGACATCGACGGCTCCTGTCCTCCGTCCTCACATACGCAGTCGCAGTGGCATTTACCGTCCTCTGGAGCGCACTGATGGCACAGTTGCGACTACGAGACCAGATATTTCTTTTGCTGTCAACCGAGTTTGTCAGTATTTACAGGCGCCTCGCGACACCCATTGGTCTGCTGTTAAGCGAATTTTGCGCTACATACGACTCACGGTGTCTTATGGCCTTCACATACGGCCTCATCCCTCTGGGGTTCTTTCGGCCTTCTCTGATGCGGACTGGGCTGGCAGTCCGGATgacaggcgatccacggggggctaTGCGGTATTCTATGGCTCTACTTTGATCGCCTGGAGTGCTCGCAAGCAGTCGCAGCAGTACTGAAGCTGAGTATAAGGCGGTTGGTGACGCTACTGCAGAAGTTATATGGGTGCAGTCTTTGCTTCAGGAATTGGGTATACCCCAATCACAGCCTGCTATACTTTGGTGTGATAACATTGGTGCTACATACCTTTCTGCTAATCCGGTATTCCATGCACGAATGAAACACATTGAAGTTGATTATCACTTTGTACGGGAACGTGTGTCACAGAAGCAACTCCAGATCAGGTTCATCTCTTCTAAAGATCAACTTGCTGACATCTTCACTAAACCGTTGCCTTTGCCATCTCGATTCTCTAGGAAGTGGctaagattgagggagggtgttagactaTGTATAGCTTCTGTATATTGTACCTATGTACTCTTGTATGAcacacctatatatatatatgtgataggcCACCCCTTGGAGGGTTGAGCCGGTTCCCCCCAATTACATTGTATCACATCAGAAAATGGGTCCATAACGGTATAATATGGATAACGGCATATCGATCAGCCTGCCATGTTAGACCACTGGCCGGTATCTTTCAACCAGATCAACGTGCCGGGGACGACGAGGCCGCGCGCCATACCAATATTCCATCCGGGCGCGCTAGCTTCCATGACGCGACGCCGACCTCCCCACACAAGTCACAAGTTGCTCACCACCAAGCTAGGAGCACGGCCTCCTGGGGCAGGCAGCTCTTGGAACCTTGGGAACCGATCGCAGATCATCTGCTCCCCCACATGAACCTGCCCTATAATTCTCAACTTGCATTGGAAAATATAAAGTACTCTCTCCATCCCACGAAGTTTATCTGAAATTTATCACAATTTAGATAGAGCTAAAGttctagacactaaatagcatctagatacatctaacttTTGACAAATAGTAAAAGACAATCTTCATGGGACAGAGAGAGTAATGCGGCTAGTAATTAAGAGAGATTTACTTGTGTACGTTTGTAATAATATGTCACTATATGTTGTTAAGTGTTAACCACGTACGGGAGAAAAAAGAAGGTAAACGATGGTTGGCATGGAAACTGTAATCTATGCAGTGGAACAGCAGAGAATGTGGACGCGTATCATCTCCGGGTTTGAGACGATGTCGTCTTCCCCAAGTGATCAGTTCACCAGATCGCGACTAAGCCAGCTCATCCGTATAAAAATGGAACCGTGTATACACCTCGATCGGATGCACGACATATTATCGAGGAAGCTTAATTAGCTAGCTCGGCAGCGCAGATACTTTGGATGATACCAGGATGAAGAGGCATGGAATGAGCCATACGGCCTATTGCGTCCTCCTACTCGTCGCCTTCGTCCTGGTCATCTCCCTCCGGTGCTCCCTGCGCCACTCCGCTCTCGGAGTACAGTCTCTCCTTGCCGCCGCCGCGCCACACAATGCAGAGAACGACACGGGGCTCGTGGAGCTCGCCGCGGTCGACCCGGCAGCGACGGCAGTGATCCAGGCCGCCGAGAAGCTGCTCGAGGGCAACCTGTCGCGATCGCCGAAGGTGCACCGCGACGTCGCGCTCCGCGGGCTGCGAGACTGGCTCGGGCGGCAGCGGTTCGACCCCGGCGTCATGTCCGAGCTCGTGGACCTCATCAAGCGCCCCATCGACCGCTACGGAGGCCGGGAAGTGGACAGCCCGAAGAAGTACGCGTCGTGCGCCGTTGTGGGAAACAGTGGCATCCTGCTGGCGTCGGAACACGGGGACCTCATCGACGGGCACGAGCTCGTGGTCCGGATCAACAACGCGCCGGCGGGCGACGCGCAGTACGCGCGCCACGTGGGCGCGAAGACGGGGCTGGCGTTCGTCAACAGCAACGTGCTCGGCCGGTGGTGCGCGGCCGGCAGGGCCAGCTGCTACTGCCGCGCCTACGGGGACGCCGTGCCCGTCCTGACGTACATGTGCAGCGGTGCGCACTTCGTGGAGCACGCGGCGTGCAGCGCgtcctccgtctcctcctccccctcctccggcGCGGCCGCGCCGGCGCCGGTGATCGTGACGGACCCGCGGCTGGATGCGCTGTGCGCGCGGATCGTCAAGTACTACTCGCTGCGGCGGTTCGCGCGGGAGACGGGGCGGCCGGCGGAGGAGTGGGGGCGGGAGCACCAGGAGGGCATGTTCCACTACTCGTCGGGGATGCAGGCGGTGGTTGCGGCGGCGGGGGTGTGTGACCGGGTGTCCGTGTTCGGGTTCGGCAAGGACGCGGCGGCGCGGCACCACTACCACACGCTGCAGAAGGGCGAGCTGGACCTGCACGACTACGAGGCGGAGTACGAGTTCTACCGGGACCTCGTGGCCCGGCCGGAGGAGATCCCGTTCCTGCGGGACTCCGGGTTTAGACTGCCGCCGGTGGTGTTCTACCGGTGACACATGGCACGTCGATCATCGGTCTACCGTGTCAACTTTCATGTACAGTGTAACTATGTACTCACAAAAACTTCTTGAACCTGGGTGCACTTTTAAACCTGGGTGCATATGCTGCTGCTTTTTTTTGCCATGCAAACATCGATATTATATGTGGGCATGTCAAGTTTTATggaaaaatgatattttttgtgTCCTGTCTCCTATGTAACAAAGATAAAGAAATGTACCGTGAAAATCTCTTTCTAAGCACCaatttttgtcttttttgcacacgACACAAAAAAATGTCGGTTTTCGGTGAAACGATTTTATGAGTACATAGAATGTTGACAAGCATGCGtcaatttttttaatattttaaaGTGCGTTTAGAGCTCATTTCAAAAACTGGGAGGGGATTTGGGACGAGCATATGCTCTCGGGTGCAAAAGCACAATATTACATGAAAGACTGCTTAGTTTTCTCCTTACTGACATAGGCGCTTGCTTGGGCATGTTTGTGTGAAGGTAATACTATGTGCGGCTAACCGCAAATAAAAGGCCAACATTTCAAATCAACTGTGAGATAGGATAGCCTGAACAAAATTTTCTTTGACTTATTACCAAGAGTTGCTATCAGGATTTCGGCCCTTGTTATCTTTCTGGGCTCCAGCCTTTTGTGTTCTTGCGAGCCCATTATCATCCTCCAAATTTCCTTTGTTCTTCTATTTTCCTTTGAGCATTTTTCTTTCTTGCTCAAACCAAATTTAGGGCCGATTCTACGGCTGCGCGGAGACCCGAGAGTGGTGGAATATTGTAGGGAGATGTGTCAGAGTGTGAATCTTGCTGAAGACTACGAAAACACATTGGTTTACTTGGGTTCAGACTCTTGTGACCGTGCCATGTGTCATCTTATATGTACAATGACATGACGTTTACATAGTACAAGAACTAGATTGGATCAACAAACTGGGTATTGAGAAAATGGCGATCAAAATGGTTTGAGTCTTTTTGGCATGGTCTTTGAGCCTTTATATAGATCCACCTTTTTCATAGGCAAGGCTTAGATCTTTGGTATCATATGATATGGATGCACCTTCTTCATAGGCAATTCTTTGATCTTTGGTACCGACCTAGATTAAATCTTCTACcactccctccataccggtttacaGGACTATTACGTATTTCGAGAAAAACTTAGACTactaatttggtcaacaaaatataagatatatatcaTAAAAATTATACTATTTGAAGCTTCTTTTAAATATGAATCCAATTGCataatttttgtggcatatatcttatattttgttgaccaaatttatAGTTAATTTTTTTCTTGAAATACGTAATTCCAATATAAACCGGTATGGAGGTAGTAGTTAATATATGATCAAGGATTTAAGGTGACAATCATTATCTCCTCTGATTGCCTATGTCAATCAGGTATTCTCTCCTTCTTAAAGGTCATCTTGTCTTACTCATGTGGTGCAATAAAAGATTTGTACAAATGAAATACTGTGGGATTCGAGTAGGCACGAACTAGTAGTCATGTATCAAAGTTCATAATAGCCTTTGAAAAAGAAGGAATATCGATCCTAAGGCTAGCAATGAGGGCTGGATCTAAACAAGACCATCTTGTCTTCTCCGATTACCTATCTCAATCAAGTATTCTCTCCTTCTTAACGGTTATATTGTCTTACTCATATGGTGCAATAAAAGATTCGTAAAAATTAAATACCATGGGATTTGAATAGGCTCGAAATCATAGTCATGTATCAAACTTCAAAATAGCCTTTGAAAATGAATGAATGACGATCCTAAGGCAAGCAAGGAGGGCGTGCATCTAAACAAGGCCTTGTGCAGTTGTGCCCATCGTAGCTTATTCAACAAAAAAGGGGACGACACCCCTGCTTGTTGACAAATAAGGATGGCAATCGATAGGGTAAGGGCATggtagagcaataccatacccATATCGTATAGTCAATGGCTACAAATTTCTACCTATATCTGTACCCATGGGTATAAAACTTTACTCATACCCATACCCGACGGGTACGCGTACCCATTAGGCACCCGGTGGGTAGGTCAAATTGTACACTAGTCACTCGCAaatttacatttatcaataacaaATTTGATTAAAAAAATTAATTATCTCAACTCAATAACATGTAGTTGAGTAAATAGCAATTAACACAATATAAACATCACATTCTCATATTCTAACTCATAAGTCAACAAAAGTAGACGTATCACGTAAGAAATTGACAATAAACAGGCAAGGTATGGTTATACCCATGCTCTACCTATAAATTAACGGGTAGGATATGGGTACTATCCATGAACATAAAAGTGTACTCATACCCTGCCCATGCGGGCAAAATTTCCATCCTTAATGACAAGGGCGTGACTACAAGACATGATTCGTTGATCAAGAAACAAATGGTTTGTGTTAGCTTGGTTTTCAAAGGGACTTTATTGAGCTTCTTATAGATTGTGTTAGCTGGGTTTCCAAAGGAACTTTATTGAGACTCTTATGGCCTATATTAACTCTGTGAATCACATGTTACGATCCAGTGATCTGTGAATTACTCCCAGGCCAGGGGGCTCCATCAAGGAGACTCCCTATCACCATATTTATTCCTAATTTATGAAGAAGTCTTATCTAGTGATCTGGTTCATAGAGAGGAGGTTCGTGGCATTGAAGGTGTCCAGACATGCAGGAATGCACCATCAGTCTCTTATTTGTTCTTTGTTGATGATTCCATAATACTTATAA
This region of Lolium perenne isolate Kyuss_39 chromosome 2, Kyuss_2.0, whole genome shotgun sequence genomic DNA includes:
- the LOC127330559 gene encoding sialyltransferase-like protein 3, with product MKRHGMSHTAYCVLLLVAFVLVISLRCSLRHSALGVQSLLAAAAPHNAENDTGLVELAAVDPAATAVIQAAEKLLEGNLSRSPKVHRDVALRGLRDWLGRQRFDPGVMSELVDLIKRPIDRYGGREVDSPKKYASCAVVGNSGILLASEHGDLIDGHELVVRINNAPAGDAQYARHVGAKTGLAFVNSNVLGRWCAAGRASCYCRAYGDAVPVLTYMCSGAHFVEHAACSASSVSSSPSSGAAAPAPVIVTDPRLDALCARIVKYYSLRRFARETGRPAEEWGREHQEGMFHYSSGMQAVVAAAGVCDRVSVFGFGKDAAARHHYHTLQKGELDLHDYEAEYEFYRDLVARPEEIPFLRDSGFRLPPVVFYR